A portion of the Plasmodium relictum strain SGS1 genome assembly, chromosome: 11 genome contains these proteins:
- a CDS encoding eukaryotic translation initiation factor 3 subunit L, putative → MAEETEIENNINEDKPVSFEEEVETFLINLHDFVYHRNADAIKKLFDTDFYTISEIYFKNTRWPSIKLVDNFYKQKNRFHNLIHSLYEELYYRHVFIINDITLEDRKNAWDNYKCLLNFISTICTDLSGDSNDNVLVMPHVWIYDFLSEYVYQYQSMCHFKVELLKEPEKNLKGIDFIIKNAEVFESSIVLEVLHSLLLKAEFTTLPEEEKSTFVNNVFSINNDDLTSKYQFGYFACCILLNLHVLMGDYHTALKLISNIELNHKALYWKVTICHISIFYNIAFCYMMLKRYNDSIKILSQILIYLSKQKIHLSNQQRYQQSLIHKLIDKMYLIIIICHSLTNARLDETILQHIKENYSNKFYALQSANEQTYADLFFRVAPKFIDPLSNISFQLLANFQNLQNQAYNSDPTLRQMYIFLKDVTYQKKAFYFISYAKLYHNIQLKKLGDLMNYKDEDDENVCSNIMCVKNCSRQLIWKDGPLYTGETITYNFGSSFDFYIDLDILNIKTKAQQKIFIDYFVHQINMCKNLLNNLQGNGSNNIYKTKYDHFRRKNKNKNKNKQNNLQITVE, encoded by the coding sequence atggcTGAAGAAAcagaaattgaaaataatataaatgaagataAGCCAGTGAGTTTTGAAGAAGAAGTAGAAacctttttaattaatttacaTGATTTTGTGTATCATCGCAATGCTGatgcaataaaaaaattatttgataCTGATTTTTATACTATATCTGAAATATACTTCAAGAACACTAGATGGCCATCTATTAAATTGGtagataatttttataagcaGAAAAACAGATTTCATAATTTGATTCATTCTTTATATGAAGAGTTATATTATCGCCAcgtttttataataaatgatataacATTAGAAGATCGTAAAAATGCATGGGATAATTATAAatgtttattaaattttatttcaacAATATGTACTGATTTGTCAGGAGATTCCAATGATAATGTTCTAGTTATGCCACATGTATGGATATATGACTTCTTATCTGAATATGTATATCAATATCAATCCATGTGTCATTTCAAGGTAGAATTACTAAAAGAAcctgaaaaaaatttaaaaggaatagattttataataaaaaatgctGAAGTGTTTGAAAGTAGTATAGTTTTAGAAGTACTACATAGTTTATTGTTAAAAGCAGAATTTACTACACTTccagaagaagaaaaaagtaCCTTTGTTAATAATGTTTTTAGtattaataatgatgatTTAACGAGTAAATATCAATTTGGTTATTTTGCGTGctgtattttattaaatttacaCGTTTTAATGGGCGATTACCATACTgctttaaaattaatatccAATATAGAATTAAATCATAAAGCTTTGTATTGGAAAGTTACAATATGTCATATcagtattttttataatatcgCTTTTTGTTACATGATGTTGAAAAGATATAATGAtagtattaaaatattatcacaaatattaatatatttatcaaaacaaaaaatacatttatcCAACCAACAAAGATATCAACAAAGTTTAATACATAAGCTTATCGATAAAatgtatttaattataattatatgtcACTCTTTAACTAATGCCAGATTAGATGAAACAATTCTGCAacatataaaagaaaattattcaaataaattttatgctTTGCAGTCAGCTAATGAACAAACATATGCTGATTTGTTTTTTAGAGTAGCCCCGAAATTTATTGATCCTTTATCAAATATCAGTTTTCAATTATTAGCCAATTTTCAAAATCTTCAAAATCAAGCATATAATTCAGATCCAACATTAAGacaaatgtatatttttttaaaagatgttacatatcaaaaaaaagctttttattttatatcttaTGCGAAATTATATCATAATATACAATTGAAAAAATTAGGAGatttaatgaattataaaGATGAAGATGACGAAAATGTTTGTTCAAATATTATGTGTGTAAAAAATTGCAGCAGACAATTAATATGGAAAGATGGACCTTTATATACAGGAGAAACTATCACATATAATTTTGGGAGTTCTTTTGATTTCTATATTGACTTAGATatcttaaatataaaaacaaaagcacagcagaaaatttttattgattATTTTGTTCATCAAATAAATATGTGTAAAAATCTTTTGAATAACTTACAAGGAAATGgttcaaataatatttacAAAACAAAATATGACCATttcagaagaaaaaataaaaacaagaaTAAAAACAAACAGAATAATCTTCAAATAACAGTGGAATAA
- a CDS encoding lsm12, putative has product MVKNSFDPSLYFGHTIVTRTSDGHTFEGELYCYDTSSNFIIIKEDNRNGTANFYIIRTNIITDVETKRRVKNIYDPLPIIDKNIVEKIERKAILNFEKNKSRIGIGVTQEAQDLFDFIWKTHPDCVWNSKDILVLNGEVSIKPPYGPDNCIAKNEKLKERFTTVISKFRQKRNLSNKE; this is encoded by the exons ATGGTCAAGAATAGTTTTGATCCATCTTTGTATTTTGGTCATACAATAGTTACAAGAACTTCTGATGGTCATACATTTGAAGGGGAATTATATTGCTATGATACTTCTTCAAATTTTATCataataaaagaagataatagAAATGGTACagcaaatttttatataattaggACAAACATAATCACAGATGTTGAAACAAAACGAagagtaaaaaatatatatgaccCTTTACCCataattgataaaaatattgttgAAAAAATTGAAAGAAAAGCTATActtaattttgaaaaaaataaatcccGTATTGGAATTGGGGTAACACAGGAAGCTCAAGACTTATTTGATTTTATATGGAAAAC GCATCCTGATTGTGTTTGGAACAGTAAAGACATCTTAGTACTAAATGGTGAAGTAAGTATTAAGCCACCATATGGGCCTGATAATTGTATAGCTAAAAacgaaaaattaaaagaaagattCACAACTGTg ATATCAAAATTTCGCCAAAAAAGAAACTTGTCcaataaagaataa